The segment CTTGTTACATCAGGAATTAAGACTGTTACAAGAGCTAAAACAAACAGAATGATGAAAAGAATTGAAAACGATGAAAGCATTTTTCTAGATTTCTTTTCTTTTGCCATATTTTTCTCCTCCGTATGTCATCTATATAGATTGACTATTTTTCGATGATCGTTCCGGTAACGCCTGCAAGTGCATCTTTTGCTCTCACAAGTGATGTAACAAGAGCTTGCCCCTCTGATGCATGTTCAACAAAATCCAAACACGCTTCAATCTTAGGCAACATACTTCCAGGAGCAAAATGGCCTTCCTTGATGTATTGTTTTGCTTCTGCAACATTCATCGTTGCAAGTTCTTCTTGTTGTGGTGTGTTGTAGTGAATGCAAACACGATCCACTGCCGTTAAAATAATAAGCATATCGGCATTTAGGTCAAGAGCAAGCTTTGAGCAAGAACGATCTTTATCAATAACAGCTGCAACCCCTTTATAACCTTCAGCTGTTTCTATAACAGGAATACCGCCACCACCGACTGTAATGACAATATCGCCTTGACCTGTTAATTGCTTAATAAGATCAATTTCAACGATTTCTTTTGGTAATGGTGAAGCGACGACACGACGATACCCACGTCCTGCATCCTCCATAAAACTGTATCCCTTTTCTGCTGCAAGTTTCACAGATTCTTCTTCAGTATAGAAGAGTCCTACAGGTTTCGTTGGTTTTTCAAATGCTGGGTCGTTTTCGTCCACAATCATTTGAGTCACAA is part of the Erysipelothrix piscisicarius genome and harbors:
- the arcC gene encoding carbamate kinase translates to MGKRIVIALGGNALGNNAEEQIELVKQTAQTIVDMAEEGYEVIVGHGNGPQVGMINLAMEFAANNGGGTSAMPFPECGAMSQGYIGYHLQQAIQNELRKRKIDKHCASVVTQMIVDENDPAFEKPTKPVGLFYTEEESVKLAAEKGYSFMEDAGRGYRRVVASPLPKEIVEIDLIKQLTGQGDIVITVGGGGIPVIETAEGYKGVAAVIDKDRSCSKLALDLNADMLIILTAVDRVCIHYNTPQQEELATMNVAEAKQYIKEGHFAPGSMLPKIEACLDFVEHASEGQALVTSLVRAKDALAGVTGTIIEK